The DNA region ctctctctagtctgcctctcctccctcaacCTAGGAACTCAGGTAACAAGATCACTTCAAACTTTTTTTTGGCTTTCAACATTAATAAAGAATTGAATTTGAATGGAGTCCCTTATATCTGATATTCCATGTTTATTTAGTTCATTCTCATCATCCAGGTGAAATGAAGAGATCGACCTCAATGTCCTTTGTGGACGTAGGAACCTGGCCCAAGGAGAAAAGGTGAGTGTCACGGACTATGTGAATAAATTGACATTATCGTTTGGTATATGAGTAGGATGTTTCTGATGTGAAATCGTACGCCTGTTATGCTTACATTACACTGGTTTAGTTGGGTCTTAGTTTTTGGGCTGTGGGATTATTAAAAgcactacacacacaacaatggatggatggatggactgtTTGTTTTTACCAGGTCTGGGCCTTACGGGGTATCCTTCGACATTCCTTTCGACAAAGAGGACACCCAGACGTCTACTCCCCCCGGCCATGGCATGACTCGCTCTACCAGCACAGAGGGCTTCAAGGTCCACCAAATGCCCCGGGGCATGAAGAGGATCCTGTCCTTCCAGCCCATCAATGGACAGGGCGTGGACATTGAGGAGGAGGGCTGCCCGGACAGCCTAGCAGGCCCCGATCTACCAAGACAGCCTGgcagacctcaacccaatggcTCCTCAGCCCTGGATGGGCATGGAAAAGGAGCAGCCATACCCAGCATGGAGGAGGCCCTGCAGATCATCCACAACATCGGGAGGAAGCCCCCACAATGCTCCCTGACGGAGGGTATCAACCATGGCTTCTTCCTGCACAGTCAAAACCGAGGAAGAGGTGTAGTCGGCCTGCACCCCAAGGCCCAACAGGAGAACATGGACCTGGACTCACTGAACACCACTAAAACCACAGAGGTGGACACAGACATCCACTTGAGGACGGAGGACATCGCCGAGATGCTGGACGAGGACTCTTCGCTGGGGGAAGCTACGAGCATAGAGCTGGACATGGACACACTCAGCCCCTGCCTCAGCAGCTCAAGCTACGGCAAATCTCCCTCCACTAGCTCCGGCATCAAGATGACCAGCTTCGCAGAGCAGAAGTTCCGGAAGCTCAGCAAACCCGAATCAGGGAGAAGAacgagcagcagcagcagcggggGGGGCAGCTCCCTCAAGACCACCCCCGAGGGCTCAGAACTGGGCCTCCCTCTGTCCGTCTCCTGGGCACCCACCCCAGAGCACAGCCCCGTTCATCAACAGAGCATGCCCCTTACCCAAGCCCCTCCCACTGGGCCAGCCCTGGCCCCTCCACCTAGTGACCCGGTTCAGGCCATGGCAACAGAGATGGTTCAGCTGCACATGCGCCTGGAGGAGAAGCGAAAAGCCATTGAGATGCAGAAGAAGAAGGTGGAGGCAGCGTTTACGCTTCACCGCCAGAGGATGGACCACTCCACTTTCCTGGACGTGGTCAAGGGGAAGGCCGACTGTGCCtcagtaggaggaggagaggaggaaatggGGAAGATGactgcagagaaggagaggaaaactGGGAGGAGCAAAGTGGACACGCCTGACGGGGCCGAGCAGGGGCAGGCGCCCTTCGGGGTCTGCTGGCTGAAATCCCCAGGAAGAAGCACGGGAGAAGAGGGAGGTCAAGGTCCCAGCGAGTTGGATCTAGCGAACTACACACGCTCCATGGAGAAGCTCAACCACTCACTGGGCTTCCTGCAGATGGAGATGCAGCGCCTGGCCCAGCAGCAGGAGGTCATCATGGCCATGAGGGAACAACGGCAACAACAGGCCTGGATCATTCCCCCTCCCGAGACCCAGCCCTCACCCCAGAAATATGCTCGCGCCTCTGTCCGCTCCTCCGACTCGCCCTCCCCGACAGACTCGCCTCGTTCCGCCCACCGCTCGCCCACCAGCATCAAGAGGAAGTCGGCCTCCTTCCACTCACGGAACCCCCGCACGCCTCGCCCCAGCGAGCTTAAGCTGGCCCCCTATAACCGCTGCCTGACGGCGCCCCAGTCCGTGGACAGCCTCCCCCGCCTGCGCCGTTTCTCCCCATGCCAGGCCATGGCCTTCACCTACATGGGGGACAAACCCACCGGTGAAACCCCTGAGATCGGAGACGGAGACACTGAGCATGTGCTATccccagagagagaggctgttaGTGCATCGTCACCCTCCTCCCCAGCCAAAAACAACCAGAGAACACAACAAGGGACACTAGAGATTTCCAAGAAGGATGATGCGGAGGAGAAggaaatggaggaggagaagcacAAGTACAAAATGGAGGAGATTAAACCCATAATAGTGTCGACCGTATCTGAAGTGCTGGCCCAGCCAGTGAAAGAGTCCTTTACGGTCACCCCCACAGAGACCCCCCTTATCTCGGACATGTTTGGCCAGGCCAGAAGCAACCTGATTGAGGTGCCTCTGTACGTGCTCAAGCccctggagggagaggggatggaggagagtgaaGGCATGCAGGGGACCTATGGCGATAACGAGAAAATGTCCTGTGGCTTTTTCTTTAAGGTAGGAAGTTATGATACACTATGGAAGTTTTAGTTGTTAATTTGTTATGAGaaacaggaggttggtggcacctttaattggggaggatgagctcgtggtaatggctggagcggaataaatggaatggtatcacatACATCAAACGCGTGGTTTCCACGTGTGCTCTTTTCCacacattattatgagccgtcctcccctcagcagcctccattggTCATTTCAATATTTCTGTCCATTTTAGAGAACCCCTTTTGGCTCAAGAGTGTCCCCAAATGTTCTGTATGACCTTTTTCCTACCGTTGCTATTTCAGCTGTTTTCACTCACTGTACAGTTGGAATGGCTCTAATGTTTAATATTAATTAATATTTTCCATCTGAATAATAAGTCCAAAACAATAGCCATTACGTCAGTGTGGAAATGACATATTCTGGACATTTGGCTGTAATTGCTTTGGTTCTGTTGGCAGCCATCTTTGTTTTTTGGAAAGGATACACTCTGTTTTCTTAATATGAGATGAGGAATGGCTCTTTAAATAGGTCGGGCTGAGGACACCATGGTTCTTCCTATTGTGAGGACGGTAACTAGCCAGTCGTCTGTCGCTTCATCTAGGTCACGAAACTGGAGCTTGTGAATGATTTAAAATGCAGCTGCTGAAAAGTGGGTTGGCAGAGATGTTGAGCTAGTTGTTGGATAGTTGTGATGAGGTCACATTTGAAATCAAATGATCCGTTTTTTGCACGTGGTATCGGATCTTGAGTGTGCTATAGTAAGAAACATTGGTCAGCACAGGTGATGCGATTAGAGACCGTTCACAGTTTAGTTGTAAAATTGCTTTAATACACTCAGCAAGGGGCCATTGCTCAGACTCTTAGACTAAAAACCAtgctcaatcaaatcaaattgtatttgttattctgccgaatacagtgaaatgcttactttacaagcccaaCAACCAGTGTTGGTtaagataccccccccccccacacaaaaaacaagtaagagataagaataacaaataattaaagagcagcagatCAATTAAAAGTCTCCATTGACAGTGCTAGCATGTTCAGGGGAGTCTCCACTTAAAGGGATTTTCAGTCCAGAGGAATAGGTACTGTATAATCTTGGTCTGTGAAACTGCTCCTTTAAATGTAccagaaaaaacaaaacaacagctCACATTAGCCAGGGAATTCCTGGACTACGTTCAGTAGCCACACTGTGTCCTACGTAGCAGATAGAAAATCCATGAATAGAGCCAATGTGATTCCTTATTTCTACATgtcatgtttgttctacatacaAGTTTTCTGAATTGCGACCCTGTAGTGGGTTCCTGGCtgtaactgactgtgtgtgtctctgcccacAGGGTGATGGGAACGGGGAAGACAACATGGCTCAGAAGAGAGCTGCTCTCCTGGAGAAGAGGCTGAAGAGGGACAAGGAAACGCAGCAGAAGAAGCTGCAGCAGGAGGCGGAGCTAGAGCGGAAGAAGGAGGAGTCACGGTGCATACTATGTATTCCATTCCACCTCACGCGTGCTCTCATACATATATGCAAACCCACGTCCAGACACTCCCACTTGATTGTAGaggaaagtttaaaaaaaaaaaaaaaaaagttgttttaaAAGCCTGTCACACATTGTATCATGCCTTTTAGATGTTAATTAATCCAATTGTATTGGTCAAAGTACATCAAATGGTGATGTAATGGATTGTGATTGTTTGGTCTCATACTATGAACAATTACATCCCATAGTTTATGTACGATTACGTCTCGTCATAGATTTAGCTGTTCTTCATCTAGTAAAATCTACGGTCTTCTATTGACGCTCATAAACGACCCTTCCTCTTCCCTCGCAGAGTGAAAGCGGAGGAAGAGCACGCGAGGAAGGAAGATGAGAAAAGTCGCCGGGAGTTAATCAAGCAGGAGTACCTGAGGAGGAAGCAGCTCAAGCTCATGGAGGACATGGACACGGTGATGAAGCCGCAGCGGCCGTCCGGCGCCAAGCATAGGAGAGCCCGGCCCAGGTCCATCCACCGGGACAGCATGGACTCCAGATCCCCGGCCAGGGCAGCAGGTAACTGTGGAGACGACCTCTCTCAAGAGTCAGGAGTCAATGGTGGTGTTGTGTTGGCGTGGCGATTGTGCCTGAGCATGCCACCTGTGATAAAACGCTTTCTATGCAGCTCAGTGCCTCCCGTGATAAAACACTGTTTCTCTGCAGCTCAGCATGGCTTCTTATGGCAGACCAGAGACGGTTCTAGTTGCAGTAGAGATCTGCATGCCATCTACTCGTGCTACTAACCATTTGCATTGCTTCCTTGTGAAAGCATCTTATTTTAAATGCAGTAGTTAACCCTGACGGATTTCTTAACTGCTTTGCCAAACCAATTTGACTCATTTGAGCTTGTAATGTGTTGCATGAATCGATCTCTGGTAGTCTGGCAAAGACACTTCATTATGCTATGTGGGACTCTGGGTGGGTTCCTAGGCAACCAATGTCAGTTTTTAACTATGAACGTGAACTCCAAATCAAATTATTGTCAAATTGAATGAGCCATACTGGAGGTGTGTTTTAGTTTGCGCACATCAGATGATGCTGCAGCTAGTCGTGACAAGGTGGGCGGCGTCTGTGATCGTGGTGTAACTGTGTGGTCCAGTCTTTGGCCAAACTTGTGTTTCACATCTAGGTTTCACAACCTCGTGTTTTTTCAGTGCCCAGCTTGTCTCTGGCCTCTCTCAACCTGGGGGACAGCTTGTGTCTGGCCTCTCTCAACCTGGGGGACAGCGACACTGTGCAATCTGAGAAGAGAACACCAAGGTCAGACACCTTTCTGTTTACAGTATATAAAAAAAGATGCATAAGTAGGCGTACTTGCATTTCATCTTAACATTTATTCTACTCTTAAGTGGTGAATCCTAACTTCCACATTCAATTTGACT from Oncorhynchus mykiss isolate Arlee chromosome 1, USDA_OmykA_1.1, whole genome shotgun sequence includes:
- the LOC110528753 gene encoding calmodulin-regulated spectrin-associated protein 2 isoform X1, which encodes MMGEVTDAREIKNTFIVPAIKSSDHYDCSRAKIYCSLTWLVAKAFGTDSVPADLKEPFYTDQYEQEHLKPAVVSLLLSAELYCRAGSLILTSGGRDAVTQPLVGRDAVTQPLVGRDAVTQPLVGRDAVTQPLVGRDAVTQPLVGRDAVTQPLVGRDAVTQPLVGRDAVTQPLVGRDAVTQPLVGRDAVTQPLVGHDAVIQALAQKGLHVTDQTRLVTERDLRKRPLQMSAHLAMMDTLMMAYTVETVSVEKVVACVLRYSSHHDEDADTPYDTEDAVTSWINKVNEYLKDIIGQERRRERKRAELVGRPGTRSRKEQQTVAQQGPWIPPVDNLLKDTVDGCALAALLHFYCPQLVRLEDICLKECMSLADSLYNLQLVQDFCQEHLNRCCHFSLEDMVYVSSSLKNNYLVFLAELFHWFEEVKPSFVQPRVLDTEEPALTSLRNIPSVPISNVTKKSFMERPPSPEPPSLPLLPQPRNSVHSHHPGEMKRSTSMSFVDVGTWPKEKRSGPYGVSFDIPFDKEDTQTSTPPGHGMTRSTSTEGFKVHQMPRGMKRILSFQPINGQGVDIEEEGCPDSLAGPDLPRQPGRPQPNGSSALDGHGKGAAIPSMEEALQIIHNIGRKPPQCSLTEGINHGFFLHSQNRGRGVVGLHPKAQQENMDLDSLNTTKTTEVDTDIHLRTEDIAEMLDEDSSLGEATSIELDMDTLSPCLSSSSYGKSPSTSSGIKMTSFAEQKFRKLSKPESGRRTSSSSSGGGSSLKTTPEGSELGLPLSVSWAPTPEHSPVHQQSMPLTQAPPTGPALAPPPSDPVQAMATEMVQLHMRLEEKRKAIEMQKKKVEAAFTLHRQRMDHSTFLDVVKGKADCASVGGGEEEMGKMTAEKERKTGRSKVDTPDGAEQGQAPFGVCWLKSPGRSTGEEGGQGPSELDLANYTRSMEKLNHSLGFLQMEMQRLAQQQEVIMAMREQRQQQAWIIPPPETQPSPQKYARASVRSSDSPSPTDSPRSAHRSPTSIKRKSASFHSRNPRTPRPSELKLAPYNRCLTAPQSVDSLPRLRRFSPCQAMAFTYMGDKPTGETPEIGDGDTEHVLSPEREAVSASSPSSPAKNNQRTQQGTLEISKKDDAEEKEMEEEKHKYKMEEIKPIIVSTVSEVLAQPVKESFTVTPTETPLISDMFGQARSNLIEVPLYVLKPLEGEGMEESEGMQGTYGDNEKMSCGFFFKGDGNGEDNMAQKRAALLEKRLKRDKETQQKKLQQEAELERKKEESRVKAEEEHARKEDEKSRRELIKQEYLRRKQLKLMEDMDTVMKPQRPSGAKHRRARPRSIHRDSMDSRSPARAAVPSLSLASLNLGDSLCLASLNLGDSDTVQSEKRTPRPDSADGFLSPCRSGSRTGEDDWENGSTASSVKSNTEYTGPKLYKEPSAKSNKHIIQNALAHCCLAGKVNEGQKNKIVEEMEKSEANNFLVLFRDGGCQFRSLYVYSPETDEATKLTGIGPKSIMSKMIEGLYKYNSDRKQFSQIPAKTMSASVDAITIHGHLWQTRKPATPKKVLPAKS
- the LOC110528753 gene encoding calmodulin-regulated spectrin-associated protein 2 isoform X2; protein product: MMGEVTDAREIKNTFIVPAIKSSDHYDCSRAKIYCSLTWLVAKAFGTDSVPADLKEPFYTDQYEQEHLKPAVVSLLLSAELYCRAGSLILTSGGRDAVTQPLVGRDAVTQPLVGRDAVTQPLVGRDAVTQPLVGRDAVTQPLVGRDAVTQPLVGRDAVTQPLVGRDAVTQPLVGRDAVTQPLVGRDAVTQPLVGHDAVIQALAQKGLHVTDQTRLVTERDLRKRPLQMSAHLAMMDTLMMAYTVETVSVEKVVACVLRYSSHHDEDADTPYDTEDAVTSWINKVNEYLKDIIGQERRRERKRAELVGRPGTRSRKEQQTVAQQGPWIPPVDNLLKDTVDGCALAALLHFYCPQLVRLEDICLKECMSLADSLYNLQLVQDFCQEHLNRCCHFSLEDMVYVSSSLKNNYLVFLAELFHWFEEVKPSFVQPRVLDTEEPALTSLRNIPSVPISNVTKKSFMERPPSPEPPSLPLLPQPRNSGEMKRSTSMSFVDVGTWPKEKRSGPYGVSFDIPFDKEDTQTSTPPGHGMTRSTSTEGFKVHQMPRGMKRILSFQPINGQGVDIEEEGCPDSLAGPDLPRQPGRPQPNGSSALDGHGKGAAIPSMEEALQIIHNIGRKPPQCSLTEGINHGFFLHSQNRGRGVVGLHPKAQQENMDLDSLNTTKTTEVDTDIHLRTEDIAEMLDEDSSLGEATSIELDMDTLSPCLSSSSYGKSPSTSSGIKMTSFAEQKFRKLSKPESGRRTSSSSSGGGSSLKTTPEGSELGLPLSVSWAPTPEHSPVHQQSMPLTQAPPTGPALAPPPSDPVQAMATEMVQLHMRLEEKRKAIEMQKKKVEAAFTLHRQRMDHSTFLDVVKGKADCASVGGGEEEMGKMTAEKERKTGRSKVDTPDGAEQGQAPFGVCWLKSPGRSTGEEGGQGPSELDLANYTRSMEKLNHSLGFLQMEMQRLAQQQEVIMAMREQRQQQAWIIPPPETQPSPQKYARASVRSSDSPSPTDSPRSAHRSPTSIKRKSASFHSRNPRTPRPSELKLAPYNRCLTAPQSVDSLPRLRRFSPCQAMAFTYMGDKPTGETPEIGDGDTEHVLSPEREAVSASSPSSPAKNNQRTQQGTLEISKKDDAEEKEMEEEKHKYKMEEIKPIIVSTVSEVLAQPVKESFTVTPTETPLISDMFGQARSNLIEVPLYVLKPLEGEGMEESEGMQGTYGDNEKMSCGFFFKGDGNGEDNMAQKRAALLEKRLKRDKETQQKKLQQEAELERKKEESRVKAEEEHARKEDEKSRRELIKQEYLRRKQLKLMEDMDTVMKPQRPSGAKHRRARPRSIHRDSMDSRSPARAAVPSLSLASLNLGDSLCLASLNLGDSDTVQSEKRTPRPDSADGFLSPCRSGSRTGEDDWENGSTASSVKSNTEYTGPKLYKEPSAKSNKHIIQNALAHCCLAGKVNEGQKNKIVEEMEKSEANNFLVLFRDGGCQFRSLYVYSPETDEATKLTGIGPKSIMSKMIEGLYKYNSDRKQFSQIPAKTMSASVDAITIHGHLWQTRKPATPKKVLPAKS